The DNA sequence AAGAAACTTCTGAAGAATACCAAGTGGGCTTTGGTAGCAATTGCCGTGCTGAGCGTCTTCTTCCTGATCAGCGGCTACTTTGGCAGTCAGCGCCTGGTCTGGGACGACAGCCTGCCGTCCCAGATCCTCGCCATGGTGAGTTTCATGGGACTGGGCATGCTGATGCTGGTTCTGTTCTTTGCGCCCTTTGTGATCTCTATCGTATCCTACCACAAGGATCTCAATGCCCCTCACGCCGTATTTGAGGCCTACATTCCTGAGTCCGGCCTGAAACGCCTCACAGCCAAGTATGTGAGCTATTTCCTGCTGATTCTGGCTGGAATCATAATTTCCGGCCTGATTGCCCTGGGCACATTCCTTGTGATTAAGCAGGGGGCTCCGGAACAGATCCGGTTTGAAATCGACAATACCATTCTGGAAACCCTGCGCCAGCAGAACCACAACTCCTTCACCGCGGTGCTTGAGTTTGGCCGGTATCTGATCGGATCTGCCCTGGGAATGACCATAAGCACTGTCTTCTTTACCTTTTTCATCACCCTGCAGTCTGTCCTGCGCCACCGCATCAAAGGCGCTACCCCGATCACGTTCCTGGCTGCCGCAGCGGCAGGCATCGGTCTGGGATTCCTGGAAGAGCAGCTGTTTGAACGGATCACTCTGTTCCAGGGCAACCTGATGGGTATTTCCCTCCAGCACTGGTTCAGCCTGCTGGTCTCTCTGACTGCGCTCTTGATCATGAGCTGGTTCCTGCAGCACAAGACCGAATTAAAATAACGAAGCATCCAGCGGATTCATACAGGTTCGGCAAGCGGATGGTCAGGAACAGTTCCAGTGAAAAAAAGCCAGTGCTATCTAGTGCCAGACAGTGCCAGCCAATCCAAAGCCAATGCCAGCCAATACAAACCCAATGTCAAAGCGAGTGCTGGAGCCTCGCCCAAGACAAAGATCAGTTCAGTTTCACGACACTGCTGGGTAGGCTCTAGTTCGGTTCATGGATAGCAATCAACGAAAAACAGACTCCGCTGCCTGGTCCTGTCTGACTGGGCGGTGGAGTCTGTTGATTTAGAAGGAATGGGATGCTCCGTGGGCCGGTCTTAAGCCGGGCCTGGCGGGAGTCACCTGGGTGTCGCCGCTAAAGCGGGGAATCGTGATGCGTGTGATGCTCCCACTGGCGGATCACGATATAATAGAACAGGGCAACCAGAACGGACAGACCAAGGTAGAGCAGCGCGACGCTGCGCGACGCGCTCCATTCGGGGTGACCCAGTCGGTCCAGATAATCGGCGATGGAAAAGATGGCACCGGAAAGCACAAGGAATCCGGGGATCAGGTGGGATGGTTTCATGGGATCTCCTTCATGGGCCTGGATGGCAGTGAGGGTTGACTCCATTCAGCAGGGTCTCCAGGAAGCCTGGAGGGAGAGCGATTGCTGCAGTTCTCGCTGTCTGAATGGGTTGGATTTCTCTTGATATCATTTTATCAAGGCCGAGGCTCTTTCTGCAAGCTATTCTTTGCCCGGGCATTGGCGCGGCTGGATTGTTCGGGTAAAGGGTCTGGCAGTATTCGGTGGCCCGGTCGGACGGAGGGCAAGGTGGAAGGGGGCCGGCGGGTGAAAAAGCTGAACCTGACGGGGGCTGCCGGGTTCCCGCGCGCGATCCTCTGATCCAGCCGGAGTATCCCTGACGTGGTTCATGCAGCGACGGGGATCGTGGACTCAGGCTAATTGGGCAGGGGTCGTTCGGATTCCATGTGGTAATTTCTGGTTATTTTTCCGTCAATTTCAACTGAAATGCCGGGTCAGATTGTTGACACTCTTATCCTTTATTGGTATTATTAATGTTGTTCGTCAAAGGAACTCTTTTTTATGCGTAAAATGGAAAGGGGATTGAGATGATCATTTCAATTGCCGACTCAATGAAAAAGGCCGTGATCAAAGAACTGGATTTTTCATTTGATGCTCCTTCCCTTGAGTCGTTGGAAAAAGAAGGGACTGCGTTCGCTGAACCGGTCCAAGTCAAAGGCACTGTTACAATCCAGCCTGGTCAAATTGAACTGGATGTAGATGTCCATTCAAAGGTCCGGCAGGTCTGCAGCCGCTGCCTGGATGAATTCGAGCAGGAGATTGATCTCTCCATCGATGAAACCTGGGCCCAGCAAGTTTCGGATGACGATCTGGACACAATGCCGTTATCTGAAGGGGACACCGTTGATCTGACGGACCTCCTCGTACAAGATATAATATCCAGTCTGCCGATCCAGCCGCTCTGCAGCGAAGACTGCAAGGGACTGTGTCAGGAATGCGGGGCTAATCTCAATCGAGAAACCTGTGACTGTGATAAGGAACAGGTGAATGAACGATTCGCCGCATTAAAGGATTTATTCAAGGAGGTGTAAGTAATGGGAAATCCAGCAAGAAGATTCTCTAAAGGAAGAACAGCCAGAAGAAGAGCTCAGACTTTCAAAGCCAGTGCACCCAGCATCATCGAATGCCCGAACTGCCACGATATGATGCTCTCCCACAGAGTCTGCAAGAACTGCGGACACTACGACGGCAAAGAGATCATCGCTAAGGTTGATGTCAACTAATTCCGAATGGAAAAGATCAGAGCACATGTTTGCATGTGTTCT is a window from the Clostridiaceae bacterium HFYG-1003 genome containing:
- a CDS encoding DUF177 domain-containing protein, with the translated sequence MIISIADSMKKAVIKELDFSFDAPSLESLEKEGTAFAEPVQVKGTVTIQPGQIELDVDVHSKVRQVCSRCLDEFEQEIDLSIDETWAQQVSDDDLDTMPLSEGDTVDLTDLLVQDIISSLPIQPLCSEDCKGLCQECGANLNRETCDCDKEQVNERFAALKDLFKEV
- the rpmF gene encoding 50S ribosomal protein L32, producing the protein MGNPARRFSKGRTARRRAQTFKASAPSIIECPNCHDMMLSHRVCKNCGHYDGKEIIAKVDVN